A window from Herbaspirillum sp. meg3 encodes these proteins:
- the yddG gene encoding aromatic amino acid DMT transporter YddG: MTSKKATIIGLTAVVLWSSIVGLIRGVGEYLGATGGAAMIYSVASLFLLLSVGVPTLSSFPKKYLFWGSVLFVSYEICLSLSIGYANTGRQAIEVGMVNYLWPTFTLIFAIAFNKQRATWLAVPGFLFSIVGICWVLGGDQGLDVAGMLVNIQDNPLSYGLAFFGAIIWAAYCSVTASLAKGKNGVTLFFILVALTLWAKFFLGDHGAMSFSTPAVVYLLLAAAAMGFGYAAWNVGILHGNVTVLAGASYFIPVFSSALSAVLLHAPLPKSFWVGASLVCAGSILCWLATRFKKSPAAQEDAVADCL, translated from the coding sequence ATGACTAGCAAGAAGGCCACCATTATTGGACTCACCGCAGTGGTCCTCTGGAGTTCGATTGTCGGATTGATTCGCGGCGTCGGCGAATATCTCGGCGCCACCGGCGGCGCAGCGATGATTTACAGCGTCGCTTCCTTATTCCTGTTGTTATCGGTCGGCGTCCCCACACTCAGCAGCTTCCCAAAAAAATACCTGTTTTGGGGGAGTGTCCTGTTTGTGAGTTATGAAATCTGCCTTTCCCTGTCGATAGGCTATGCCAACACAGGCCGGCAAGCAATCGAGGTCGGCATGGTCAATTATCTGTGGCCGACATTCACGCTCATCTTCGCTATCGCATTCAACAAACAGCGCGCCACCTGGCTAGCCGTCCCCGGTTTTCTATTCTCGATTGTGGGCATCTGCTGGGTGCTGGGCGGCGACCAGGGGCTGGATGTTGCGGGCATGCTCGTCAACATTCAAGACAATCCACTCAGTTACGGCCTGGCTTTTTTCGGCGCGATCATCTGGGCCGCGTACTGTAGCGTGACTGCCAGCCTCGCGAAGGGAAAGAACGGCGTGACGTTGTTCTTCATTCTTGTCGCGCTGACGCTGTGGGCGAAGTTCTTTCTCGGCGATCATGGTGCGATGTCGTTCAGCACGCCGGCGGTTGTCTACCTGCTCCTGGCAGCGGCGGCGATGGGGTTTGGCTATGCTGCATGGAACGTTGGAATCTTGCATGGCAACGTGACTGTTCTGGCGGGTGCGTCGTACTTCATTCCCGTTTTTTCGTCGGCGCTGTCGGCTGTCTTGTTGCATGCGCCTTTGCCGAAGTCATTCTGGGTCGGCGCGTCTTTGGTATGCGCCGGTTCGATACTGTGCTGGCTGGCAACAAGGTTTAAAAAATCGCCGGCAGCGCAAGAGGACGCCGTCGCAGATTGTTTGTGA
- a CDS encoding DUF2076 domain-containing protein, with product MNPQETQMLQDFLNQLTQVRGIGKDAQADAMIAAAVAQQPDAAYLLVQRALLMDQALATSKTQIAALQSQVQALQSGATPARGFLDGNTWGNTPAASVRSEPAPAYAPVYASPPASAPAQMAPQYQAAPTASSGFFGGGMGSMLGTVAATAAGVAGGAFLYQGIEHLMNGNSSSFGSARQNGLSSPVENVENTTVNNYYGDNADKTRGQDRDDSGSGMASNNDLADLGNIDLDDSSDSGSYDDSMV from the coding sequence ATGAATCCTCAAGAAACACAAATGCTTCAAGATTTTCTCAATCAACTGACGCAGGTACGCGGCATCGGCAAAGATGCGCAAGCCGATGCAATGATTGCCGCAGCCGTGGCTCAGCAGCCGGATGCGGCCTACCTGCTGGTGCAACGAGCGTTGTTGATGGATCAGGCGCTTGCCACATCCAAGACCCAGATTGCCGCATTGCAAAGTCAGGTACAGGCGCTGCAATCCGGCGCAACCCCGGCGCGTGGTTTTCTGGACGGCAATACCTGGGGAAATACGCCGGCGGCTTCCGTGCGCTCCGAACCTGCACCTGCTTATGCGCCGGTTTACGCTTCCCCTCCTGCATCCGCGCCTGCACAGATGGCTCCGCAATACCAGGCCGCGCCAACAGCATCCTCAGGTTTTTTTGGCGGTGGTATGGGTAGCATGCTGGGCACCGTTGCGGCTACCGCTGCTGGTGTGGCGGGTGGCGCTTTCTTGTACCAGGGAATCGAGCATCTGATGAATGGCAACAGCAGCAGCTTTGGATCAGCGCGTCAGAATGGATTGAGTTCCCCTGTGGAAAACGTCGAGAACACCACGGTCAACAACTACTACGGCGACAACGCGGACAAGACGCGTGGCCAAGACCGCGACGACAGCGGTAGTGGAATGGCTTCCAACAATGATCTTGCCGACCTGGGCAATATTGACCTTGACGACAGCAGTGACAGCGGCAGTTACGATGATTCCATGGTGTAG
- a CDS encoding carbon-nitrogen hydrolase family protein, with protein MNLIDESSIGQSNLTIAVAQAEAIPGDSVANLDKVRLLSKEAATKGADVINFPEKFLTGYEPQLLKQMGDSALITPDDDSVLFLRQLSQRLALTIVVGAPTMINAVRRISSLIATPDGNMDFYHKQHLFHSEKDWFIAGTEDKKIVVKGWKIGLGICYDAGFPEHARRLALDQCDVYLVSALFSKIIGRQELSVWMPARALDNTIYVAMSNYCGTTGGWQTCGRSGVWSPMGECIAQAKENEGELLIVDLEYGAIKSARESERMLSDYSSIYC; from the coding sequence GTGAACCTAATTGACGAGAGCAGCATTGGTCAGAGCAATTTGACGATCGCCGTTGCACAGGCAGAAGCCATTCCTGGAGATTCGGTCGCAAACCTGGACAAGGTCAGGCTGCTCAGTAAAGAGGCGGCTACCAAGGGCGCAGATGTTATAAATTTTCCTGAAAAATTTTTAACAGGGTATGAGCCTCAGCTTCTGAAGCAGATGGGTGATTCTGCTTTAATCACTCCAGACGACGATTCCGTGCTTTTTCTAAGGCAGCTTTCACAGAGGCTGGCACTCACCATCGTCGTGGGCGCACCAACCATGATTAACGCCGTACGCAGAATTAGCAGCCTCATCGCTACACCCGACGGCAATATGGATTTTTATCACAAACAACATCTGTTCCATTCAGAAAAGGATTGGTTTATCGCAGGAACCGAAGATAAGAAGATTGTGGTGAAAGGATGGAAGATAGGACTCGGGATATGTTACGACGCCGGATTTCCTGAGCATGCACGGCGGCTGGCATTGGACCAGTGCGATGTGTACCTTGTATCGGCACTCTTCAGCAAAATAATCGGGCGCCAAGAACTCTCCGTATGGATGCCGGCGCGAGCACTGGACAACACGATATATGTTGCCATGTCTAACTACTGTGGGACGACAGGCGGTTGGCAGACCTGCGGTCGAAGTGGCGTGTGGTCCCCTATGGGGGAGTGTATCGCGCAGGCAAAAGAGAATGAGGGCGAGCTGCTTATTGTAGATTTGGAGTACGGTGCAATAAAAAGCGCACGTGAATCTGAGCGGATGCTTAGCGACTACTCGTCGATTTATTGTTAG
- a CDS encoding VOC family protein, producing the protein MFSHIFMSVSDFDRAFNFYRPLMNSLGVELRFCDHEKPWAGWHSAGKERPFFVICKPHNGQPHHAGNGQMVAFAATSQAAVRATHQVALENGGTCEGPPGLRPQYHANFYGAYFRDPDGNKLCVACHALPVDIP; encoded by the coding sequence GTGTTTTCTCATATTTTCATGAGCGTAAGTGACTTCGACCGCGCCTTTAACTTTTATCGTCCCTTGATGAACAGCCTCGGTGTCGAACTACGCTTCTGTGATCACGAGAAGCCATGGGCGGGATGGCACAGCGCCGGGAAGGAGCGCCCATTCTTCGTCATTTGCAAGCCTCATAACGGACAGCCACATCACGCGGGGAATGGGCAGATGGTTGCCTTCGCCGCGACTTCTCAGGCAGCCGTCCGAGCGACACATCAGGTCGCCTTGGAGAATGGGGGAACCTGCGAAGGTCCTCCCGGACTTCGCCCGCAATACCATGCCAATTTTTATGGCGCGTACTTTAGAGACCCTGATGGCAACAAGCTCTGCGTTGCCTGTCACGCCTTACCGGTTGACATTCCATGA
- a CDS encoding methyl-accepting chemotaxis protein, which translates to MKDMKVSTRLSIGFSVVLVALIVVAIFGISGMSSLRDKLNEITYVNNAEAKLANQMATSVQTRALVIRNLALFTDQELINKELARLKPLEKKYADSYQELGRLFTQEPGTTQREHELFAALKADEAAVTPLIEKAAALGASNNVESITSLLIQEIRPKQTIWLNRLAELVAFEDQLNEEAAAEAEVTYQRLRATTFIVSGMALLLGILTAFLIVRSILKQLGGEPSQAQYIASEISQGNLTVALDLNTASPNSLMVSLEKMRSQLNSVVIGIQHSAESIATAASEIAQGNLDLSRRTEEQAASLEETASSMEEITSTVEQNTNNAKQGSILANSASSTALKGGKVVEGVVKTMSDISESSRKVTEIIASVEAIAFQTNILALNAAVEAARAGEEGRGFAVVASEVRTLAQRSATAAKEIKDLIGASVQHVNAGSQLVSDAGKTMSEVVQSVQSVTDLMSEIAAASSEQHTGIAQINIAITQMDEVTQQNAALVEQATAAAQAMADQADRLRASVSIFKVEESAASAIAHPAGIKTINVTATSKPVNRIAA; encoded by the coding sequence ATGAAAGATATGAAGGTGTCTACTAGGCTCAGTATCGGCTTTTCAGTCGTGTTGGTGGCCCTGATTGTAGTAGCAATATTTGGCATCTCTGGAATGTCGAGCCTCCGAGATAAGCTCAACGAAATCACCTACGTCAACAATGCCGAAGCAAAATTGGCAAACCAAATGGCAACGAGTGTGCAAACTCGCGCTCTTGTCATCAGGAATTTGGCACTATTCACAGATCAGGAGCTTATTAACAAGGAGTTAGCTCGCCTGAAACCACTTGAAAAGAAATATGCTGATTCTTATCAGGAACTGGGAAGGCTTTTTACGCAGGAGCCAGGGACCACGCAGAGGGAGCACGAACTATTTGCAGCGCTAAAAGCGGATGAAGCAGCGGTAACCCCTCTTATTGAAAAGGCGGCAGCGCTAGGTGCGAGCAATAATGTTGAATCGATCACCTCGCTTCTTATTCAAGAAATCCGCCCTAAACAAACGATTTGGCTGAATCGTCTTGCAGAACTGGTTGCCTTTGAGGATCAGCTCAATGAAGAGGCAGCAGCTGAGGCTGAAGTGACATATCAGCGATTGCGCGCAACAACTTTCATCGTCTCCGGGATGGCGCTTCTTTTGGGAATTCTCACTGCATTTTTAATCGTCAGAAGTATATTGAAGCAATTGGGCGGCGAGCCTAGCCAGGCACAATATATTGCAAGCGAGATTTCACAAGGAAATCTGACTGTCGCTCTGGATTTAAACACAGCTAGTCCTAATAGTTTAATGGTCTCGCTGGAAAAAATGCGTAGCCAATTAAATAGCGTAGTGATTGGTATCCAGCACTCTGCCGAGTCAATAGCAACCGCTGCCAGCGAAATTGCACAAGGCAACCTCGACTTATCCCGGCGCACAGAAGAACAGGCAGCGTCACTAGAGGAAACCGCCTCAAGCATGGAGGAAATTACATCGACTGTTGAGCAAAACACGAACAACGCAAAGCAAGGCAGCATACTGGCCAATTCAGCTTCTTCTACTGCATTGAAGGGTGGAAAAGTTGTGGAGGGCGTCGTGAAGACAATGTCTGATATTTCGGAAAGCTCTCGCAAAGTTACAGAGATTATTGCGTCGGTGGAGGCGATCGCTTTTCAAACCAATATTCTTGCACTCAATGCAGCCGTAGAAGCAGCGCGTGCGGGAGAAGAAGGTAGAGGCTTTGCGGTCGTTGCCAGCGAAGTTCGTACCTTGGCACAACGCAGCGCAACTGCGGCAAAGGAAATTAAGGACCTCATCGGCGCCTCAGTTCAGCACGTTAACGCAGGGTCGCAACTTGTCTCGGACGCTGGCAAGACGATGTCAGAAGTCGTTCAGTCCGTACAAAGCGTTACGGATCTCATGAGTGAGATCGCTGCCGCCTCGAGTGAACAACATACCGGTATCGCCCAGATCAATATCGCCATCACTCAAATGGATGAAGTCACTCAGCAGAATGCTGCTCTCGTCGAGCAAGCAACAGCGGCCGCACAGGCAATGGCCGATCAGGCAGACCGTCTCCGTGCCTCAGTGTCTATTTTTAAAGTGGAGGAATCAGCTGCTTCTGCGATTGCACACCCTGCGGGAATAAAAACTATCAATGTCACCGCAACGTCTAAACCAGTTAACAGAATTGCTGCATAG
- a CDS encoding MFS transporter yields the protein MTTRQASLQSTAWLPGLNFFLADVRDGLGPFLGVFLMGRGWQADDIGYVMTIGGIAGMLATTPLGALIDASRSKRLLLALGAVFVIVGTLVLFISSTFVVTAASQIDTGIVGAIIGPALAGVTLGLVGQERLAHQLGINEAWNHAGNMVSAALAGLLGYYWGLPAVFILMALMAAGSLVCISKIRPQDIDHDVACGLEPGGNTAFDSSALKVLARSAPLLLLAITMMLFHLGNAAMLPLLGQAIVSQGLADPSAFTAMTIIIAQLVMIPVALLAGRSAVRYGYWVLVMAAIMVLPVRGLIAGYWNSPWALIPVQFLDGIGAGILGVALPGLVAQLLRGSGHINIGLGAVTTIQGLGAALSPALAGAIAHRYSYSMAFIVLSAISSIALFVWFFARELFANHESINLR from the coding sequence ATGACGACCCGACAAGCGTCTCTTCAGTCCACGGCATGGTTGCCCGGGCTTAATTTCTTTTTGGCCGACGTGCGCGATGGGCTGGGACCTTTTCTCGGCGTATTTCTCATGGGTCGAGGTTGGCAGGCGGATGACATCGGCTATGTCATGACGATTGGCGGCATCGCGGGCATGCTGGCCACGACGCCGCTGGGAGCGCTGATCGATGCTTCCCGGTCAAAGCGGCTTTTGCTGGCGCTCGGCGCTGTTTTTGTCATTGTGGGTACGCTGGTTCTTTTTATTTCGTCGACATTTGTCGTCACCGCCGCCTCTCAGATCGATACAGGTATTGTTGGCGCCATCATTGGTCCTGCACTTGCCGGCGTGACGCTGGGTCTTGTCGGTCAAGAGCGACTGGCGCATCAGTTGGGTATCAATGAAGCATGGAATCACGCCGGCAACATGGTATCGGCAGCGTTGGCCGGTCTGCTCGGCTACTACTGGGGATTGCCTGCCGTATTTATCTTGATGGCATTGATGGCCGCGGGCTCGCTGGTCTGCATCTCGAAAATCAGGCCGCAAGACATAGACCATGACGTCGCGTGCGGTCTGGAGCCGGGAGGGAATACTGCTTTCGACTCATCGGCGTTGAAGGTGCTAGCCAGGTCGGCGCCGTTGCTGTTGTTGGCAATCACCATGATGCTGTTCCATCTTGGCAATGCAGCCATGCTTCCCCTGTTAGGGCAAGCGATCGTCTCGCAGGGGCTTGCTGATCCCAGCGCATTCACGGCGATGACTATTATCATTGCTCAACTCGTGATGATTCCCGTGGCCCTGCTGGCCGGACGTTCCGCCGTGCGGTATGGCTATTGGGTGTTGGTGATGGCAGCCATCATGGTGTTGCCCGTACGCGGTCTGATTGCCGGCTACTGGAATTCTCCGTGGGCCTTGATTCCCGTGCAATTTCTCGACGGGATCGGCGCAGGCATACTTGGCGTAGCACTTCCGGGACTAGTGGCGCAGCTACTGCGAGGAAGCGGTCATATCAACATCGGCCTTGGCGCGGTGACGACAATTCAAGGCCTTGGGGCCGCATTGAGCCCTGCGTTAGCTGGCGCGATTGCTCACCGCTATAGCTACAGTATGGCCTTTATTGTGCTGAGCGCCATTTCTTCTATTGCCTTGTTTGTCTGGTTCTTTGCCAGAGAACTATTTGCTAACCATGAGTCAATCAACCTGCGCTAA
- a CDS encoding DMT family protein, giving the protein MSPKILPIVFLLVSNVFMTFAWYGHLKFENRPLYLVILVSWMIAFAEYCFAVPANRIGHSVYNAAELKTMQEVITLLVFSVFSVFYLGEQFTINHLIGFAFICLGAFFIFKGPIG; this is encoded by the coding sequence ATGTCTCCCAAAATCTTGCCCATCGTTTTCTTGCTGGTGTCGAATGTCTTTATGACTTTCGCCTGGTACGGTCATCTCAAGTTTGAAAACAGACCTCTATATCTAGTCATCCTGGTCAGTTGGATGATTGCATTCGCCGAATACTGCTTTGCTGTGCCGGCAAATCGCATCGGGCACAGCGTCTACAACGCAGCCGAACTGAAAACCATGCAGGAAGTCATCACCCTCTTGGTCTTTTCCGTCTTTTCGGTCTTCTATTTGGGAGAGCAATTTACGATCAATCATCTGATCGGCTTTGCTTTTATTTGCCTGGGCGCTTTTTTTATCTTCAAGGGACCGATAGGATAA
- a CDS encoding sigma-54 dependent transcriptional regulator, giving the protein MARILIIDDDLAFRSSLAETLQDLRHTVLEAGTCEAGLHRLRTEAVDAVIVDFRLPGDDGLIFLRRAAQMSTVPCIMLTAYASGSNTIEAMRLGAFDHLTKPVSRNALVEMLTRALQYSRVAEENPDASAAATQEMPRADSHELVSSSEAMRQVFKRIGLAAGSDATVLITGETGTGKELVARALHRNSLRSDKPFVAVNCAAIPSDLMESELFGHVKGAFTGAVADRVGRFREAEGGTIFLDEIGDMALPTQAKILRVLQERELTPIGGNQVISVNVRVVAATHRDLPAAVKEGRFREDLWYRLQVVPIILPPLRERFSDVLQLAEHFLRLISGDTPKRLTPTAAKLLLAYHWPGNVRELRNAMERAAVLSHGQFIDAEHIGLLTSSGPAPRADIDWDGNMADAVSYVEREMIVRALATAAGSRSDAARRLGISRQQLYRKLEEFGLS; this is encoded by the coding sequence ATGGCACGTATCCTGATTATCGACGATGACCTTGCGTTCCGCAGCAGTCTGGCGGAGACGCTGCAGGATCTTCGCCACACCGTGCTTGAAGCGGGTACCTGCGAAGCCGGTCTGCATCGTCTTCGAACCGAAGCGGTGGATGCTGTCATCGTCGACTTCCGCTTGCCCGGCGATGACGGTCTGATATTCCTGCGCCGCGCGGCGCAGATGTCGACCGTACCGTGCATCATGCTCACGGCCTATGCCAGCGGCAGCAATACGATCGAGGCAATGCGTTTGGGCGCTTTCGATCATCTGACCAAACCGGTCTCAAGAAATGCGCTTGTAGAGATGCTCACCCGGGCGCTGCAATATAGCCGCGTAGCAGAAGAGAATCCGGATGCATCCGCCGCAGCGACCCAGGAAATGCCGCGTGCAGATAGCCACGAACTCGTCAGCAGCAGTGAAGCCATGCGGCAGGTGTTCAAACGGATCGGATTGGCTGCCGGCAGCGATGCGACCGTCCTGATCACGGGCGAGACCGGCACCGGTAAAGAGTTGGTGGCGCGCGCTTTGCATCGCAACAGCCTGCGGTCCGACAAACCATTCGTCGCCGTCAATTGCGCTGCGATCCCGTCCGATCTCATGGAAAGCGAATTGTTCGGCCATGTCAAAGGCGCATTCACGGGGGCGGTTGCCGATCGGGTCGGACGGTTTCGCGAGGCCGAGGGCGGCACCATATTCCTGGATGAGATTGGTGATATGGCTTTGCCGACGCAAGCCAAGATTCTGCGTGTACTGCAAGAACGCGAACTGACGCCCATCGGCGGAAATCAAGTGATATCCGTCAATGTACGCGTTGTGGCGGCGACGCACCGGGATCTCCCGGCGGCAGTCAAAGAGGGGCGTTTCCGGGAAGATCTCTGGTATCGACTTCAAGTTGTTCCCATTATTCTTCCTCCGCTGCGTGAACGTTTCAGCGATGTGCTGCAATTGGCCGAACATTTCTTGCGCCTTATCAGCGGCGACACACCGAAGCGCCTGACCCCGACTGCCGCCAAACTGCTGCTGGCCTATCACTGGCCCGGCAACGTACGCGAATTGCGCAACGCCATGGAGCGCGCCGCCGTTCTCAGTCATGGTCAATTCATCGATGCCGAACACATCGGTTTGCTGACCAGCTCAGGACCGGCGCCGCGAGCAGATATCGATTGGGATGGCAATATGGCGGACGCGGTCAGCTACGTTGAGCGCGAGATGATCGTGCGTGCCTTGGCAACTGCGGCAGGCAGCCGTTCCGATGCGGCGCGTCGTCTTGGCATATCGCGTCAGCAGCTCTACCGCAAGCTGGAAGAATTCGGCCTCAGTTGA
- a CDS encoding PAS domain-containing sensor histidine kinase → MILWILIATVALILAWLLLQLSRQGASSQIAQARARVSASCETIRVGASRARTAMPKSDTSSSLSASAAQAVIDLALNDESGVEGGFWQAGQGVVAYAFPTYDGTGIKRDPPSAELERIVSTAERARDSSSLITDVRPGLREAVVFAACPVEGNATSLVAWTLKRVPLFGVDVLNQLLIALGLLLGVVIVSGAWLGWTITRWRKLFARLSNQLTQAERLATLGRVSAGLAHEIRNPLGAMRMKAENALAAPSDVREARVAGALEAVLSQTARLESLVSSLLALTQPFHVERRPVDLYEWINERRQAHIETALKNGVRIDLVVDPDTALLARRSGPFDPEQMARALDNLILNALAHTDRAGRIELGARRLQNGALQLWITDDGAGIPVELRDSLFEPFATARPGGTGLGLALVREIMQAHGGRITLAETSPGARFEMELPWHVS, encoded by the coding sequence TTGATTTTATGGATACTGATTGCAACGGTCGCATTGATATTGGCGTGGCTGCTGTTGCAATTAAGTCGTCAAGGAGCGTCGTCGCAAATTGCACAGGCGCGCGCTCGTGTTTCGGCGAGTTGCGAAACAATTCGGGTGGGCGCCTCACGTGCCCGGACAGCGATGCCGAAGAGCGATACGTCGTCATCCCTGTCGGCTTCGGCTGCACAAGCGGTAATTGATCTGGCCCTGAATGATGAATCCGGCGTGGAGGGCGGTTTCTGGCAGGCAGGGCAAGGGGTGGTCGCCTATGCTTTTCCGACCTATGACGGTACCGGCATCAAGCGCGATCCTCCAAGCGCCGAACTTGAACGCATCGTGTCAACCGCCGAGCGCGCGAGAGATTCCTCCAGCCTGATTACGGATGTGCGTCCCGGATTGCGGGAAGCCGTCGTTTTCGCAGCTTGTCCCGTGGAGGGCAACGCCACCTCCCTGGTTGCCTGGACGCTCAAGCGTGTGCCCCTCTTCGGTGTCGATGTATTGAATCAACTGCTCATCGCTTTGGGACTCTTGCTGGGCGTAGTCATCGTATCGGGCGCGTGGCTGGGATGGACGATCACGCGCTGGAGGAAACTGTTCGCACGACTGTCGAACCAGTTAACTCAGGCGGAACGATTGGCCACGCTCGGACGCGTATCGGCCGGACTGGCGCATGAAATCCGCAATCCTCTGGGCGCCATGCGGATGAAGGCGGAAAACGCACTGGCAGCACCTTCCGATGTGCGCGAAGCCCGTGTGGCGGGAGCACTGGAAGCAGTGTTGTCGCAGACTGCACGCCTGGAGTCGCTGGTGTCTAGCCTCCTGGCGTTGACTCAGCCATTTCATGTTGAGCGCAGGCCGGTGGATTTGTACGAATGGATCAACGAACGGCGGCAAGCGCATATCGAGACCGCATTGAAAAACGGCGTGCGCATAGACTTAGTGGTTGATCCTGACACTGCACTCTTGGCCCGGCGCTCCGGTCCGTTCGATCCCGAACAAATGGCGCGGGCGTTGGATAACCTTATCCTGAATGCACTGGCGCACACTGATCGGGCCGGCCGTATCGAACTCGGTGCCCGCCGTTTGCAGAATGGCGCGCTGCAATTATGGATCACCGACGATGGCGCGGGCATACCCGTTGAGCTGCGCGACAGTCTTTTTGAGCCATTTGCCACTGCGCGTCCTGGGGGCACGGGATTGGGATTGGCGCTCGTGCGAGAAATCATGCAGGCGCATGGCGGTCGCATCACACTGGCGGAAACCTCGCCTGGAGCGCGTTTTGAAATGGAGTTGCCATGGCACGTATCCTGA
- a CDS encoding SDR family oxidoreductase, translated as MSILVTGASGTVGSKIIQRLASSGTEVKALVRTPGKVALPSGVTEVAGDMASTESMRAALSSVRTLFLLNAVVPDEVTQALTTLNLAREAGIERIVYLSVIHADIYTNVPHFTGKHTVERMIESLDMPATILRPTYFMQNDEQVRSVIEGYGVYPMPIGTAGVRMVDVRDIADIAAAELLRRHHTAHALPGNMLELAGPEALTGEMAASIWSEVLQRPITYGGDGLDGFEQQLKAYAPDWLAYDMRLMMARIQQHGMHPQDGTAEILEKILGRPMRSYREFVVDMLESGRASIEH; from the coding sequence ATGAGCATTCTCGTCACCGGTGCATCGGGCACCGTAGGTTCCAAAATCATCCAACGCCTGGCATCCAGCGGTACAGAAGTGAAAGCGCTGGTCCGTACACCAGGAAAAGTGGCTCTTCCATCTGGTGTTACAGAGGTCGCCGGGGACATGGCAAGCACGGAATCCATGCGCGCAGCCTTGTCTTCGGTACGTACTTTATTTCTGCTCAATGCCGTCGTTCCGGATGAAGTCACGCAGGCGCTGACGACCTTGAACCTCGCCAGGGAAGCAGGCATTGAGCGCATCGTCTACTTGTCCGTGATCCATGCCGATATCTACACCAATGTGCCGCATTTTACCGGCAAGCACACTGTGGAGCGGATGATCGAAAGCCTCGACATGCCTGCTACCATCCTGCGCCCGACTTACTTCATGCAGAACGACGAACAAGTGCGATCCGTCATCGAGGGCTACGGCGTCTACCCGATGCCGATCGGCACGGCGGGCGTACGGATGGTGGATGTGCGCGACATTGCCGATATCGCTGCGGCCGAACTGCTCCGCCGGCATCACACGGCCCACGCCTTGCCCGGGAATATGCTCGAACTGGCGGGACCGGAAGCATTGACTGGCGAGATGGCCGCGAGCATCTGGAGTGAAGTGCTGCAACGACCCATCACCTATGGCGGCGACGGCCTCGATGGTTTCGAGCAGCAGCTGAAAGCCTATGCACCTGACTGGCTGGCCTATGACATGCGGCTGATGATGGCTCGCATTCAACAGCATGGGATGCATCCCCAAGACGGCACTGCAGAGATCCTGGAGAAGATATTGGGACGCCCCATGCGCAGCTATCGCGAGTTCGTCGTTGACATGCTTGAGTCGGGCCGCGCTTCAATAGAACATTGA
- a CDS encoding NADP-dependent oxidoreductase, with amino-acid sequence MKNVRALMLTQYGGPDAVSISTLDAPTAGAGQVLVRVHAAGVNGLDWKVREGYVRDAFPLQLPAVLGIELAGIVEAVGPGVTRLRKGDRVMGALGSLGAYAELVAVSEANLSLVPELLSLVEAAALPVASVAAWQSLHFAGPIRAGQRILVQGAAGGLGGFAVQFAHQAGAVVFATALKDHFDYVHSLGADHVIDYQQGRFEGALKDIDLVLDYVGGDVLDRSWSVLTENGTIVSTASPAILASTPAGRRGLWFMNKPDAERLRLIADEVARGSLQSRIDAVVSFDDLPAAIERNRTRPQIGKTVVDFSL; translated from the coding sequence ATGAAAAACGTTCGTGCATTAATGCTTACTCAATACGGCGGTCCTGACGCTGTCAGTATTTCCACCCTGGACGCTCCGACAGCTGGCGCCGGTCAGGTGCTGGTCCGTGTCCACGCTGCCGGCGTCAACGGACTGGACTGGAAAGTCCGGGAAGGTTATGTCAGGGACGCCTTCCCTTTGCAGTTGCCTGCAGTCCTCGGAATCGAACTCGCCGGCATCGTCGAAGCGGTCGGGCCGGGCGTCACCCGTTTGCGCAAGGGTGACCGTGTGATGGGAGCGCTTGGCAGCCTTGGCGCCTATGCCGAGCTGGTGGCGGTGAGCGAGGCAAATCTCAGCTTGGTGCCGGAGCTGCTGAGTTTGGTGGAAGCTGCGGCCTTGCCTGTCGCTTCCGTCGCCGCTTGGCAGAGCCTTCATTTTGCAGGCCCGATACGCGCAGGGCAGCGCATCCTCGTCCAAGGTGCAGCGGGCGGTCTGGGCGGTTTCGCTGTGCAGTTTGCGCATCAGGCTGGTGCCGTGGTATTCGCCACCGCTTTGAAAGACCACTTCGATTATGTCCATAGTTTAGGTGCGGACCATGTCATCGATTACCAGCAAGGTCGATTTGAGGGGGCCCTCAAAGACATCGATCTCGTGCTGGATTATGTCGGTGGAGATGTCCTGGATCGTTCGTGGTCGGTGCTTACCGAAAACGGCACGATCGTCAGCACCGCATCGCCTGCCATCCTGGCAAGCACGCCCGCCGGCCGCCGCGGGCTATGGTTCATGAACAAGCCTGACGCCGAGAGGCTCCGCCTGATTGCCGATGAAGTGGCACGAGGAAGCTTGCAGTCCCGGATCGACGCCGTTGTGAGCTTTGATGACCTGCCCGCAGCAATCGAACGTAACCGTACCCGTCCGCAAATCGGCAAGACCGTCGTGGACTTCTCCCTTTAA